The following DNA comes from Salmo trutta chromosome 15, fSalTru1.1, whole genome shotgun sequence.
gccatttcctggttgcaacaatcacaatatactgaacaaaaatataaacgcaacatgtaaagtgttggtcccatgtttcatgagctgaaataaaagatcccagaaatgttctatacgcacaaaaagcaAATGCACTCAAATTTGttaatccctgttagtgagcgagataatccatccacctgaaaagtgtggcatatcaagaagcagatttaaacagcatgatcattacagaggtgcaccttgtgttggggacaataaaaggccactctaaaatgtgcggttttgtcacacaacactgcCACAGATGCcacagttttgagggagtgtgcaattggcatgctgactgtaggaatgtccaccagagctgttgccagataattgaatgttaatttctctaccataagctacctccaacgttgttttagagaatttggcagtacgtccagcaggcctcacaaccacagactacatataaccacgccagccaggacctccacagctggattcttcacctgcaggagcgtctgagaccagccacccgtaCAGCTTATGAAACTAAGAAGTATTTCTGTACtaaaagcccttttgtggagaaaatCTCCCCCAGTGGCTGGGTCTGGCTCCaccagtggctgggcctggctccccctgtggctgggcctggctcccccaGTGGCTGGGCCCGGCTCCCCCTGTGCTCTCCCAGGTCCACCCATggttgcgcccctgcccagtcatgtaaaatccatagattatcacctaattaatttatttcaattgactgatttctttatatgaactgtaactttgtAAAATCGTTAACTGTTGCATGCTACgtttgtttttgttcagtttgtgacaaaacaagcaagtgtagtgtagagaatcattgtaccgtctaaaccactgtgaaatatatttatcTTCAGctgctggtgtacaaaactgaaaacaaaagactccaaacttaagaagcatagaaatagcagacatagaacagatctacctcttcttagacttgctttcaattagaatgacagatctataacacacatttctgtgAATTTGGTTGGATCGCCCAAAAattgacatattgcagcttttaaAGAAATGTGGATACTATTTCTGCCAAGAACAACAGTAAATAACATACATACCCTCATCTGAAAGTACTGCTTTGCACACCACTGTGGCACAAAAACCATCATGCCTCCACATGGCTAAACTGATGGAGAAGGTGTAGGAGCAGGTGGGCCAGCAGGTGAAGCTGCAGGCAGGGGTTTTGCTGGGGGTTCAATAGAACTGGTGGCCTTAAGTCTTAGCTTAGCTACTGATGGAGAAGCCACAGCTGTTGGGGGTTCATCAGTGGTGGCATTGGTCTAGCCAACCTTGCCTCTGTCCCCATCCCGAAATCGTTGTGATGCATTAGGTACCTTATTTGTGGACTGGACTTTGCATAAATGCAGAGAAACTAAGTAGAAACAATTTACACgatttaacatttaaaaaataagatATCTTACACTTTGGATCCCAGCAGAAGTAGGCCTAGTTGCACCCATGTACCCCTCAGTCCCTCGAACGAAGTGTCTTTTGATCAGCATGACCAATATTGGCATCCCATAATTTTCACTCCGGTGTTCTTTATTGTGGGAGCAGAAGCACTGTTGGGAAGGCATTGGAAGAAGCCCTTCTGTAAGTCACATCTAGCTCCCATGCTTGGCTTTTATACTAAAATTCCAGCTGCTCTTGGTATTGTAGGCCATTTTTACCATCTATGCCATGTGGGAAGTCAAGGACAAAGATCTGAAAATAATTACCAGTAGCATTGCAGAGTTTTAGTAATTTGCAAAACATTGTCTTGGAAATTGTGAATGTCACTTATGTCTTGTGTTCGTGGAACTAGTAATGGTAATTACCTGAGTCCACTTCAACAGAGCAGCACGGAGTAGTTCTTTAAGCCTCttgcatctaggcgttccgctagcggaaccccattCCGCCAGCGGGAcctctagccaacagccaatgggatcgcatggcgcgaaatacaaaaattactaaaataccacaattacattttctcaaacaatcaactattttacaccattttaaagataagactctcgttaacctgttgtggatagggggcagtattttcacggccggataaaaaaaaagtacccgatttaatctggttactactcttgcccagaaactagaatatgcatataattagtagatttggatagaaaacactctaaagtttctaaaactgtgaatggtgtctgtgagtataacagaacttatatggcaggcaaaaacctgagaagattccaagcaggaagtggcctgtctgacaatttgtagtccttctgttgcatctctatcaaaattacagcatctgagctgttacgtgacactttctaaggcttccattggctctctaaagccttcagaaaccggattgaggcgtctcctgtctctgggcagataacagcagcacagtttgtcagtggtctgcctggggacagagagactggagatgcgcgttaacgagacctcgccatttttttctttccctctttgaatgaatacaacattgtccggttggaatattattgctattttacgacgaaaatagcataaaaattgattataaacagcgtttgacatgcttctaagtacggtaatggaacatttagaatttttttgtcacgaaatgcgctcgcgcgttaccctttggatagtgacctgaacgcacaaacaaaacggaggtatttggatataactatggattatttggaaccaaaacaacatttgttgttgaagtagaagtcctgggagtgcattctgaggaagaacaacaaaggtaataaaaattttctaatagtaattctgagtttagtgagctccgaagttggcgggtgtctgaatagctagtctgtgatggctgagctatgtattcagaatattgcaaaatgtgctttcgccgaaaagctattttaaaatctgacatagcgattgcataaaggagttctgtatctataattcttaaaataattgttctgtattttgtcaacgtttatcatgagtaatttagtaaattcacaggaagttttcggtgggtatgctagttctgaacatcacatgctaatgtaaaaagctggtttttgatataaatatgaacttgattgaacaaaacatgcatgtattgtataacataatgtcctaggagtgtcatctgatgaagatcatcaaaggttagtgctgcatttagctgtggtttgggtttttgtgacatatatgcttgcatggaaaatggctgtgtgattgtttttgtctatgtactctcctaacataatctaatgtttttattttgctgtaaagcctttttgaaatcagacacccgccaagttcggggcaacctaaactcagaattagtattagaaataatGTATTACCTtcgctgatcttcgtcagaatgcactcccaggactgctacttccacaagaaatgttgtttttgttcaaaataatccatagttatgtccaaatacctgcgttcaggtcactatccaaagggtaacgcgcgagcgcattttgagacacaaaaagtcaaaatattccattaccgtacttagaagcatgtcaaacgctgtttaaaatacatttttatggtatttttaacgtaaaattgcgataatattccaaccggacaatagtgtattcattcaaggagaaaaagaaaaaactccgtgctcgcgggaacgcgcatatccaatcagaccactcagtaactgagctcctatactctgcccagagacaggagaaggctcaatccactttctgaaggctttagacagccaatggaagccttagaaagtgcaacgtaacagcacagattctgtagtttcgaaagggactagaaagaagaactacatttctcagatcccacacttcctggttgactttttgtcatatgagttctgtcatactcacagacaccattcaaacagttttagaaacttcagagtgttttctatccaaatctactaattatatgcatattctcatttctgggcaagagtagtaaccactttaaatcgggtacgttttttcatccggccgtgaaaatactgccccctatccacatcaggTTAAACTCTATTCCTGCCTGGTCGATGGATGGACGGTCTGTAAGGTTGTTACTAGGAGCTAATAGACAATGTCTGGGACAAGGCCTTGTGGTAACACAGTCCACAAACATCTGTCTCCAGGAGTGGACATGAATCCAAAAGCCAGGGAGGATAGCATGACCTGTGAGACCAGCTCAGTTTTGCATGTGCACAATATCATCCACTAAGGCACGAAGATTACAATCACCCACCACCAGGACAAACCTAAGGAAAGAGTGTTTTTGTAACACTaattcatttttgttttgttttggaaaTGATGTCCATATCTTAAAATGATCATGGCAAATGAAGACTTGATTGTAGGTGTTACTGTAAAACGAATAATAAGGGGAAATAAAACTAAACTTGTAAACCAGAGAAGATGCAATACAAAAGAGCGTCCTTATTTCATTATGTGTTATTTTTAGTGTTTATACAGTTATGCAAATTAACCACTCCTCACCTCTTTACCCGAGATCTGTCTCAGCCAGCAGGTTTTGTGGAGCTTGGGGCCAATTGATAGCACTGAAGCGGGAACCATGCACGTACAGAAAGTCTGGCATGACTGAAAGATGAAATCTCATTAATATGATTTGATAGGTGACTAGTGAGGGGGATTCCtcactaaactcagcaaaaaaagaaatgtcctctcactgtcaactgcgtttattttcagcaaacttaacatgtgtaaatatttgtatgaggaTAAGATTCAActactgagacaaactgaacaagttccacagacatgtgactaacagaaattgaataatgtgtccctgaacaaagtgggggtcaaaatcaaagtaacagtcagtatctggtgtggccaccagctgcattaagtactgcagtgcatctcctcctcatggactgtaccagatttgccagttctgtgttaccccactcttccaccaaggcacctgcaagttcccagacatttctggggggaatgaccctagccctcaccctctgatccaacaggtcccagatgtgctcaatgggattgagatccgggctcttcgctggccatggcagaacactgacattcctgtcttgcaggaaatcacgcacagaacgagcagtatggctggtggcattgtcatgctggagggtcatgtcaggatgagcctgcaggaagtgtatcacatgagggaggaagatgtcttccctgtaacacacagtgttgagattgcctgcaatgacaacaagctcagtccgatgatgctgtgacacaccgccccagaccatgacagaccctccacctccaaatcgatcccgctccagagtacaggcctcggtgtaacgctcattcctttgacgataaacacgaattcgaccatcacccctggtgagacaaaaccacaactcgtcagtgaagagcactttttgccagtcctgtctggtccagcgacggtgggtttgtgcccataggcaacgttgttgccgatgatgtctggtgaagacctgccttacaacaggcctacaagtccagcctctctcagcctattgcggacagtctgagcactgatggagggattgtgcgttcctggtgtaactcgggcagttgttgttgccatcctgtacctgtcctgcaggtgtgatgttcggatgtaccgatcctgtgcaggtgttgttacacgttgtctgccactgcgaggacgatcagctgtccgtcctgtctccctgtagcgctgtctgaggcgtctcacagtatagacattgcaatttattgccctgaccacagctgcagtcctcatgcctccttgcagcatgcctaaggcacgttcacgcagatgagcagggaccctgggcatctttcttttggtgtttttcagagtccgtagaaaggcctctttagtctCCCATGTTTTCATAagtgtgaccttaattgcctaccgtctgtaagctgttagtgtcttaacgaccgttccacaggtgcatgttcattaattgtttatggttcattgaacaagcatgggaaacggtgtttaaacccttttcaatgaagatctgtgaagttatttggatttttacaaattatctttgaaagacggggtcctgaaaagggacatttctttttttagcTGAGTTTAGAACAAAACAGGACCATGATTTGTTTGTATTTTTACAAAATGTAGACCTATACACTTTGAATAGTCAAATAACAAAAGCAAACTAATGATAACTATTTACTTGAACACGGAGCAAAACACAAAATTAAAGTGACTTGGATATACTTTGGAACAGTAATGCATTGAATGCAGTGGGATCCTCATCTTATTTGAGTGTTGGATTTAGGGTTGGGGTCAGTTTGTATTGAATGCAATCAATTCAGGAATATAAATTATATTCCAATGCAATAATTGAAAAGAAGTAGGATAAAGCAACGAGGATTGTCTCTGAATGGATCAAGTTGAAGGTTGATTGACCAAGCTGAGTTAACAAGGTGTGTGTAAATGTCCATTGGCTCATTTCTCTGGTTGAGGGGATATGACACCACTCCCTTTTTACTGGTAGGCCTATCGGATGAGAGCATTCTGTAGGAAATGCTACCCAGCCATTGGAAGGGAGGTTGAAAGGAGCACAAGTAAAAACAACCATTATTTTATAAAGTATAAAACTGATCAAGTGTATTTCATCCTCATTGTGCTTTCTTAGGCCTTCTAGTAAGACAATGGCCAAATAATAAtcacttgtaaaaaaaaaaaaaaaaaatttaaaaaagaggAAAAAAATCTGCGGTCATGCTGCCAGCATAATATCCTGCTGCTAGGAGAAAGGTAATCATTTTTTCTCATCTTTCTTTTTGCAGGTTTATCTGCATATACCCTTCCTATGTAAACTGTAAGAAGACCCTTGCAGAGGGCAGACGGATACCCGCTGAAACGGTAAACCAAacctgcaggattatttttatttgtttggtTCAATACATGGTGGACCACTTGCTTTTGCAGATCTATCCTGGTGAATGTGTACACACCCCCACCACTGGTCTACCACAAACTCTTTCTGAaacagatttttgttgttgtagtttgtcAACACGAGTGTTGAGGGACATGCCTGACATCTTGGTTTTCATCTCTGTCTCCCCAACCAGGCAGTGGAGAACCCTACTTGTGCTGAGATCCGTCATGTGTTGACAGTAGGGGGGGCAAATGTTCTTATGGAGGTAATGGCAGATCTTACATCCAATAATGGATTGCATACGTTTAAGTGTTTTTACATGCTTTAAATAAGAGGGTAACTCGCCTCATTCACTACCGTTTGTGTAGCAGTAGCTCCCACCGAGGTGAATCTacaacagccattttccattgtca
Coding sequences within:
- the LOC115148341 gene encoding signal recognition particle 19 kDa protein-like codes for the protein MDGRFICIYPSYVNCKKTLAEGRRIPAETAVENPTCAEIRHVLTVGGANVLMENEMYSREWNRDVTFRGRVRVQLKQEDGTLLRHDRII